The sequence below is a genomic window from Bacillota bacterium.
GGCATCGCAGGCAAGACAGTCCTCGGAACGCAGGGAGGGCATCCTGATGGGTCTTACCGTGTTTACGATCAGCCTTGTAGCTCTCATAGCCCTGGGAATGCCCATCGTGTTCTCGATGATCGTGGCGTCCTGGGCGTACGCGCTCGCGTCAGGAGTCGCCCTGACCGTGGTGGCGCAGAAGATGGTCACCGGCCTTGAGAGTTTCACGTTGCTGGCGGTGCCGTTGTTCATGCTCTCCGCTGAGGCCATGAACAACACATCTGTCACGCGACGGCTTTTTGACTTCGCCAACAAGCTTGTGGGCCGGTTCCCTGGCGGGATAGGGCATGTGAACGTCTTCACATCCATGATCTTCGCCGGGATGTCAGGGTCTGCAGTCGCAGACACCTGCGGAATCGGCTATGTTTGCTTGACTGAGATGGACAAGCGCGGGTTCGGCATGCCTTTTAGCACCGCAGTGACTGCGGCGTCCTCCACAATCGGGCCAATCATACCCCCGAGCATCCCCATGGTCGTCTACGCTGTTGTGGCTGGGGCATCCGTGGGCAAGCTCTTTCTGGGAGGGGCGATCCCCGGGGTGCTTATGGGAGTCACCCAGATGATATACATCTACTGCATCTCGCTAAAACGGGGATACGCCGCAGAGAAGAGGTCGACGTGGAGAGAGAAGTTGATAGCCACGAGAAACGCTGTCCTCCCGTTGCTCACCCCGGTCATCCTCCTGGGGGGGATCTACGGCGGGGTCTTCACTCCCACCGAGGCTGCCGCGGTTGCAGTGCTTTACGCTCTCTGCCTCGGGGCAGTCTACGGGGACCTGAACCTGAGGAAACTCGGTGAGATCTCGGTACGGGTGCTCCTTTCGGCCGGGATAATCATGTCCATAGTGGCAGCCGCCAACCTGTTCAGCTGGGTCATGGCCGCGGAGCAGGTGCCGCAGAGAGTCGGCGCCATGTTCCTCTCGGTCACCAATACCCGCGTCGGGCTCCTCTTCATGCTCAATATCGTTTTCCTGATTCTTGGCGCGATTATGGACATCAACACTATCCTTCTGGTGTTCGTGCCGATGGTCCTCCCTGCGGTGACCGCTATGGGGATCGACTTGGTCCATTTTGGAGTCATAGTCGTCCTCAACACTATGATAGGTCTACTCACTCCGCCTTATGGGATGAATCTATTTATACTAAGCGGGCTCACTGGGCTGACCATCAACCAGATCCTCAAGGAGCTCTGGCCATTTATCATCATGCTCGTGGGCCTTCTGTTCCTCATTACCTACGTCGAACCTATCGTGATGTGGCTGCCGAATCTGCTGGTCAAATAGGGTGAGGTGGTTAACTAGTGACATCACGAGAGAGAGTCCTGACGACCCTGGCGCGAAAACGGGCGGACCGCCCTCCGGTGGACGGTTGGTTCGGCCCCGGGCCCTGGCACAGATTAAAGGCCCACTACGGAACCGTGGACGACGAGAGCCTCAGGCGGCAGCTCGGCATCGATTTCCGGCCGATCGTTATGGAGCCTGGCCCGGGGTTCCGAGAGAGAGCTGATTTCTTTCCTCTCAACGCAGTAGGGCTGCATGAGGCGAGCTACACGGTTGTGCCTGTGGGCCCCGGCCTTTTCGAGGATGAGTGGGGAGTCAGGATCGGGGTGGACGAGGACGGCGCCAACTGGCACTATGCCCTCCATCCGCTCGCAGGCAAGCTGGCGGCAGGGGACTTGAGGATTGACGTGTCCGGGCGCATCCCGGATCTCTCCGCCCCAGGCAGGTTCACCGCTGCCGCAGCTTGTGCCCGGGAGTGGAGAAAGGACTGCGCGGTCCTTGCGGGGGTGAGCACCCTCTTCCGGCAGGGGTGGATTCTCGTGGGGTTTGCGGAGTTCCTAGAAAGCCTGGTGCTCAACCCCGAGGGTGTTGAAAGCCTGTTGGACCAGCTGTTCGATTACTTCGTAGCACAGATCCGGGCGTACATAGACGCCGGGGCGGACATTATCCAGCTCCTCGGAGACCTCGGCAGCCAGACCTCGATGTTCATCTCCCCCGCCATGTGGAGGAGGATCTTCAAGCCCAGGATGAAGAGACTGATCGAGGCGACTAGGCGGCAAGAGGTCTACTACTTCCTGCACAGCGACGGGAACATCGAGGCGATCGTGCCTGATCTCATCGAGATAGGCATCGATATGCTCAACCCGATCCAGCCGGAGTGTATGGACCCTGTGAAGATGAAGAAGAAGTACGGAGCTGATCTGATCCTCTACGGAACTCTGTCGCTCCAGCGCACGCTCACCGTGGGCAGACCGAGGGACGTACGGGACGAGGTGCTCAGGAGGGTGGATGAGTGCGGACAGGACGGCGGGTTGATACTCGCCCCGTCCAATGTGATAACGGACGACGTGCCACTGGAGAACGTAGTCGCTCTCTATGAGACTGTTCGGGAACTCGAATGAGAGCAGGTTTTCCGAGACTATTCCCGCCCCAACGAGACGGGGCAGGTGGAAGGAGTTGAAACGAGTTGAGCGGAGTGGAGGACCCGGTGGTAGCCAGATGCCTGAGTAGGCAGCAGGAATTTTGGCGCCATGCCAACTCAGACGGCGCCCTGATCGGACTGCGCGAGAAATGGGTGTTCCCACTGGACTCCTTCTCCGTTGGCCTGCCAGACGGCGTGCTGGGCCCTTTCTCGTTCGATCCAGCGGACCATGCACGTGTCTACCTCGATTTCTGCAGGGAGAACGGGTTCGTCCAGGGAGATCTCTTGCTGCCCGCCACGCCCATGACGGCATTCCCGTGGGTTGAGGCAATGTGCGGGTGCGAGGTCCACTA
It includes:
- a CDS encoding TRAP transporter large permease encodes the protein MGLTVFTISLVALIALGMPIVFSMIVASWAYALASGVALTVVAQKMVTGLESFTLLAVPLFMLSAEAMNNTSVTRRLFDFANKLVGRFPGGIGHVNVFTSMIFAGMSGSAVADTCGIGYVCLTEMDKRGFGMPFSTAVTAASSTIGPIIPPSIPMVVYAVVAGASVGKLFLGGAIPGVLMGVTQMIYIYCISLKRGYAAEKRSTWREKLIATRNAVLPLLTPVILLGGIYGGVFTPTEAAAVAVLYALCLGAVYGDLNLRKLGEISVRVLLSAGIIMSIVAAANLFSWVMAAEQVPQRVGAMFLSVTNTRVGLLFMLNIVFLILGAIMDINTILLVFVPMVLPAVTAMGIDLVHFGVIVVLNTMIGLLTPPYGMNLFILSGLTGLTINQILKELWPFIIMLVGLLFLITYVEPIVMWLPNLLVK